The Abyssisolibacter fermentans genome has a segment encoding these proteins:
- a CDS encoding S-layer homology domain-containing protein, producing the protein MKRIVSFALALLLIMSASITDTYAMSKYGKGLPPGLAKKGYMPPGIAKKFNDIDGYDWAKKAIEKMAIKGVVKGYGEGIYAPKSSVTKLEAIIMALRVMGYEEQAKINLDKVKRGTKKLKNKDNIQEWAYGYVAVALDKGILEEVDLIELNLKEPAQRHEVAKYIIRALGYEKEAQSYMKEELRFIDAGAVPLGSVGYVYLSDKKGIITGYPDETFRPNRAVTRAEMAVLIARLDDEVDSDIDENEKLAEIVNINGNKLTLRSGNRSKVYTVLDNTPVYTENGKYTSIDKLEIGMKISIQLNENGIIIFIEIKEYDEEIFDEYVGIVEEIDDDEIEIEADNVKMEFDIEDDVKIEFNNKEGRIDDINEGDKVKVRINDDDEVEYIKVYRELDSREYSGNVEEVDSDSIVIKIDRIKMTFDFADDVEVEFKNREGSISDIREGDSVKVRIDKHKRVEYVEVNRNLDTWQYEGKVEEVDDDSVTIKIDRIKMTFDFANDVEVEFKNRQGSISDIKEGDSIKVKINKYQKVEYVKVNRDLYAWQYEGKVEEVDDDSVTIRIDRINMTFDFADNVEVQFKNREGSITDIREGDSVKVKINKYKRIEYIEVNRDLDTLYYEGKVEEVDKDSVTIKIDSIKMTFGFSNKVEVQFKNRKGSITDIREGDSVKVRTNKYKRIEYIEVNRNLDTWQYESKVEKVDDESITIKVENIRMTFSYANKVEVQFKNREGSISDIRVGDVVKIRINKYKRVEYIEVDRNLDTFQYQGKIDSIDEDNITIKVDGIRLTLDLASNVKVKFENQYGCIEDIKVGDQAKFRVNNHGKIEYIELDRELNKSVYEGIVKEIDEDEITLKVNSIIVTFDLEEDVEVEFKNEGGSIEDIKEGDEVKVRIDDDDEVEYIKVYKTLDYDIHEGLFEKIDNEKLSIVTSKEVIEFEVDSDVKVIFNDKKGDLDDLIVGDSVKVVTLEDDDEIRWVEVDRDYNDELISGKLKNIYEDINQIAIKKDNEIKIFDYNNDVKVLINDDEAEISDLEEDDNVNLIIDDSKVEEIRAYR; encoded by the coding sequence CTATAGAAAAAATGGCTATAAAAGGTGTTGTAAAAGGCTATGGCGAGGGGATATATGCTCCAAAGAGCTCTGTAACAAAGCTAGAAGCAATTATAATGGCACTTAGAGTAATGGGTTATGAAGAACAAGCAAAAATAAACTTGGATAAGGTTAAAAGAGGTACTAAAAAGCTAAAAAACAAGGATAATATTCAAGAATGGGCTTATGGATATGTTGCGGTTGCTCTAGATAAAGGGATATTAGAAGAGGTTGACCTTATAGAATTAAATTTAAAAGAACCTGCTCAGAGACACGAAGTAGCTAAATATATTATAAGAGCTTTAGGGTATGAAAAAGAAGCTCAAAGCTATATGAAAGAGGAACTTAGATTTATTGATGCAGGCGCTGTACCTCTTGGTTCAGTAGGTTATGTATATCTTTCAGATAAAAAAGGCATTATTACAGGATATCCAGATGAGACTTTTAGACCAAATAGAGCTGTTACAAGAGCAGAAATGGCTGTATTAATTGCTAGATTGGATGATGAAGTTGACAGCGATATTGATGAAAATGAGAAATTAGCAGAGATAGTAAATATTAATGGTAACAAATTAACATTAAGAAGCGGTAATAGATCTAAAGTATATACAGTTTTGGACAACACTCCAGTGTATACTGAAAATGGCAAGTATACCTCTATAGATAAATTAGAAATAGGAATGAAAATAAGTATTCAGCTAAATGAAAATGGAATAATTATATTCATTGAGATTAAAGAGTATGATGAAGAAATATTTGATGAGTATGTAGGAATAGTAGAAGAAATAGATGATGATGAAATAGAGATAGAAGCAGATAATGTAAAAATGGAATTCGATATAGAAGATGATGTAAAAATAGAATTTAATAACAAAGAAGGACGTATAGATGATATAAATGAAGGAGATAAAGTCAAAGTTAGAATAAATGATGATGATGAAGTCGAGTATATAAAGGTATATAGAGAATTAGATAGTAGAGAGTATAGTGGAAATGTAGAGGAAGTAGATAGTGATAGTATTGTAATTAAGATAGATAGAATAAAAATGACCTTTGATTTTGCAGATGATGTAGAGGTTGAATTTAAAAATAGAGAAGGAAGTATTTCAGATATAAGAGAAGGAGATTCAGTTAAAGTAAGAATAGACAAACATAAAAGAGTTGAATATGTAGAAGTTAATAGGAACTTAGACACATGGCAGTATGAAGGGAAAGTCGAAGAAGTAGATGATGACAGTGTTACAATCAAGATAGATAGAATAAAAATGACTTTTGATTTTGCAAATGATGTAGAGGTTGAATTTAAAAATAGACAAGGAAGTATTTCAGATATAAAAGAAGGAGACTCAATTAAAGTAAAAATAAACAAATATCAAAAAGTTGAATATGTAAAAGTTAATAGGGACTTATATGCATGGCAGTACGAAGGAAAAGTTGAAGAAGTAGATGATGACAGTGTTACGATAAGGATAGATAGAATAAATATGACCTTTGATTTTGCAGATAATGTTGAGGTCCAATTTAAGAATAGAGAAGGAAGCATTACAGATATAAGAGAAGGAGATTCAGTAAAAGTAAAAATAAACAAGTATAAAAGAATAGAGTATATAGAAGTAAATAGAGACTTAGATACATTGTATTATGAAGGAAAAGTTGAAGAAGTTGATAAAGATAGTGTTACAATAAAAATAGATAGTATAAAAATGACTTTTGGTTTTTCAAATAAAGTAGAGGTTCAATTTAAGAATAGAAAAGGAAGCATTACAGATATAAGAGAAGGAGATTCAGTAAAAGTAAGAACAAACAAATATAAAAGAATAGAGTATATAGAAGTAAATAGAAACTTAGATACATGGCAGTATGAAAGTAAAGTAGAGAAAGTAGATGACGAAAGCATTACAATCAAGGTAGAAAATATAAGAATGACTTTTAGTTATGCAAATAAAGTAGAGGTCCAATTCAAGAATAGAGAAGGAAGCATTTCAGATATTAGAGTTGGAGATGTAGTTAAAATAAGAATAAATAAGTATAAAAGAGTTGAATATATAGAAGTAGATAGAAACTTAGATACCTTTCAGTATCAAGGAAAGATAGACAGCATTGATGAAGATAATATCACAATTAAGGTTGATGGGATAAGATTAACCTTGGACTTAGCTAGTAATGTAAAGGTTAAATTTGAAAACCAATATGGTTGCATTGAAGACATAAAGGTTGGAGATCAAGCTAAGTTTAGAGTAAATAATCATGGGAAAATAGAATATATAGAATTAGATAGAGAATTAAATAAGTCAGTATATGAAGGAATAGTTAAGGAAATTGACGAAGATGAAATCACATTAAAAGTAAATAGTATAATAGTAACCTTTGATTTAGAAGAAGATGTTGAAGTCGAATTTAAAAATGAAGGAGGAAGCATAGAGGACATAAAAGAAGGTGACGAAGTTAAAGTAAGAATAGATGATGATGATGAAGTTGAATATATTAAAGTATATAAGACATTAGATTATGATATACATGAAGGTCTTTTTGAAAAAATAGATAATGAAAAATTATCAATAGTTACATCTAAAGAAGTAATTGAATTTGAAGTGGATTCAGATGTAAAGGTGATATTTAATGATAAAAAAGGAGATCTAGATGATTTAATAGTTGGTGATTCAGTTAAAGTGGTAACACTAGAAGATGATGATGAGATTAGATGGGTTGAAGTAGATAGAGATTATAATGATGAATTGATTTCTGGTAAACTAAAAAATATTTATGAAGATATAAATCAAATTGCAATTAAGAAAGATAACGAAATAAAAATATTTGATTATAATAATGATGTTAAAGTCTTAATAAATGACGATGAAGCTGAAATATCAGATTTAGAAGAAGATGATAATGTAAATCTTATTATAGATGATAGTAAAGTAGAAGAAATAAGAGCATATAGATAG
- the sigI gene encoding RNA polymerase sigma-I factor, with protein MGSVLKIFKRKKVNIEDKLKKIKDGDVLERENFINEYIPFIIKSITKVTNKYIEIENNDEFSIGLEAFNEAIDKYDFQKGSFIKYAETVIKSRTIDFLRKTKELNKVVSIDRDNSINRKVKGTSDNKDFTEQYEMKEQILKFGILLEKFDITFKELIEESPKHIDTRLNSIYIARSIIENEDIKKELYRKKTLPAKKIIEKIGVSKKVLKGNRKFIIATVLLLSSDLDLLIEYISGVEGRDNYGI; from the coding sequence TTGGGCTCTGTTTTAAAAATATTTAAGAGAAAAAAGGTTAATATAGAAGATAAACTTAAAAAAATTAAAGACGGAGATGTATTAGAAAGAGAAAATTTTATTAATGAGTACATACCTTTTATTATTAAAAGTATAACAAAAGTGACAAATAAGTATATTGAGATAGAGAATAATGATGAATTCAGTATTGGTCTTGAAGCCTTTAACGAAGCCATTGATAAATATGATTTTCAAAAGGGAAGCTTTATAAAATATGCAGAAACAGTTATCAAGAGTAGAACAATAGATTTTCTAAGAAAAACAAAAGAGTTAAATAAAGTAGTGTCAATAGATAGAGACAATTCAATAAACAGAAAAGTTAAAGGAACTTCAGATAATAAGGATTTTACAGAGCAATATGAAATGAAAGAGCAAATATTAAAATTCGGGATTCTTTTAGAAAAATTTGATATTACATTTAAAGAATTAATAGAAGAATCACCAAAGCACATTGATACTAGATTAAATTCTATATACATAGCAAGAAGCATAATAGAAAATGAAGATATAAAGAAAGAGCTATATAGAAAAAAAACTTTACCTGCTAAAAAAATTATAGAGAAAATAGGTGTAAGTAAAAAGGTTTTAAAAGGTAATAGAAAATTTATTATTGCAACAGTTTTATTATTAAGTAGTGATTTAGATTTGTTAATTGAGTATATCTCTGGTGTAGAAGGGAGGGATAACTATGGTATATAA
- a CDS encoding anti-sigma factor domain-containing protein, translating into MVYKGLIVEVKNDHIIVITEDNCYIKLKNKGNVDIGKKIIFLEEDIIKENNKSFKSLIGIAVAIIIAIITMVGRFGVERFEAYAIVSLDINPSVEFQIDEENIVRKVNSLNIDGKELIEDNMIGMKIEDAIIAGMKTAIEKQYLNNKNNVVLVSNVIIDDTYDSLDAIEDTIYDRIEEEKEFQDIDVICINSDKEDLKKARENNISVGKYKVYEILSNDNPDIKIEDIKDKKVSQIVKENKEFANNDTMRSKKKEKDKKNIKIEKEFEKEPKEKTNSNKEHKKKEQENKENENKGYSHNKAIKKSTTNNEKNIDDNDDYEIEKKNEDKKDNAKDNAKGNKKDNAKDNKKDDEKDSKKDDEKDDKNEKEIVKDRNENKKHKENKGHNKK; encoded by the coding sequence ATGGTATATAAGGGTTTGATAGTGGAAGTTAAAAATGATCATATAATAGTCATTACAGAAGATAATTGTTATATTAAACTAAAGAATAAAGGTAATGTGGATATTGGTAAAAAGATTATATTCTTAGAAGAGGATATTATAAAGGAAAACAATAAATCTTTTAAGTCATTAATAGGAATAGCTGTTGCAATTATTATAGCAATAATTACTATGGTTGGTAGATTTGGAGTAGAAAGGTTTGAAGCGTATGCTATAGTAAGTTTAGATATAAATCCAAGCGTAGAATTTCAAATAGATGAAGAGAATATTGTTAGAAAAGTAAATTCGCTAAATATAGATGGTAAAGAACTTATAGAGGATAATATGATTGGTATGAAGATTGAAGATGCAATTATTGCTGGTATGAAAACTGCTATAGAAAAGCAGTATTTAAATAATAAAAATAATGTAGTTTTGGTTTCAAACGTAATAATAGATGATACTTATGATTCTCTTGACGCAATAGAAGATACAATATATGACAGAATAGAAGAAGAAAAAGAATTCCAAGATATAGATGTTATATGTATAAATTCAGATAAAGAAGACCTAAAAAAGGCAAGAGAGAATAATATTTCGGTTGGTAAATATAAAGTTTATGAAATCCTTTCAAACGACAATCCAGATATAAAAATTGAGGACATAAAAGATAAAAAAGTCAGTCAGATTGTTAAAGAAAATAAGGAATTTGCTAACAATGATACAATGAGAAGTAAGAAAAAAGAAAAAGATAAGAAAAATATAAAAATAGAAAAAGAATTCGAAAAAGAACCAAAAGAAAAAACTAATAGTAATAAAGAACATAAAAAAAAGGAGCAAGAAAACAAAGAAAATGAAAATAAAGGATATAGTCACAATAAAGCTATTAAAAAAAGTACGACTAATAATGAGAAAAATATAGACGACAATGATGATTATGAAATTGAAAAAAAGAATGAAGATAAAAAAGATAACGCTAAAGACAATGCTAAAGGTAATAAAAAAGATAACGCTAAAGATAATAAAAAAGATGATGAGAAAGATAGTAAGAAAGATGATGAGAAAGATGATAAAAATGAAAAGGAAATAGTTAAAGATAGAAATGAAAATAAAAAGCATAAAGAAAATAAAGGACATAATAAAAAATAA
- a CDS encoding sigma-54 interaction domain-containing protein, which yields MSYLRLLQNKIQELSETVSSTLNVDVTVTDENLVRIAGTGNFYNKIDKNSPQNCIFEEVIRTGLPKLNVVKENNETCKSCRNYHKCNEKKSMTYPINFEGKCIGVVSFACFNSEQEKAMNEKNEQYHMMLKQISNMIANDIIIINNKNRLIKGNAEINEIINCINKGILIISYNNRILHINGKALSILNLNFTYQKIINKDINYIIKNLKINNSNNKETVGYWKLKNKDIRVVYEVNEIVLEEQGLAYLISFDALSDITKIAMTYENKEKITFSSIIGKSKTILNAIDMARIAAHCDSTVLLEGESGTGKEIFANSIHNESNRKNNKFVAINCASIPENLLEAELFGYEKGAFTGANPKGKIGKFELANNGTLFLDEIGDLPLKLQSKLLRAIQERTIEKVGGNTPILVNVRIIAATHKNLIQLVKEKNFRLDLYYRLNVIPIYLPSLRERESDVLLCSEFILKKLCKKMSKDIKFLSNEVKEKLLLYDWPGNIRELENVLEYAVSFSSSREITTHDLPNYFWSHDSTENVDMEYIKNKGLEELTKDFEKKIFKKYIDELGDSTQAKKVIAKKLDISLTTLYRKLNDYQCDSKRGKNFSY from the coding sequence ATGTCATATTTAAGATTATTACAAAATAAGATACAAGAATTATCCGAAACAGTTTCTTCTACGCTTAATGTAGATGTTACGGTAACAGATGAAAATTTAGTTAGAATAGCTGGTACTGGTAATTTTTATAATAAGATTGATAAAAATAGTCCTCAAAATTGTATTTTTGAAGAAGTAATTAGAACAGGATTACCAAAACTCAATGTTGTTAAAGAGAACAATGAAACATGTAAATCTTGTCGCAATTATCATAAGTGCAATGAAAAAAAGAGTATGACATATCCAATTAACTTTGAAGGAAAATGTATTGGAGTAGTTAGTTTTGCATGTTTTAACTCAGAACAAGAAAAAGCAATGAATGAAAAAAATGAGCAATATCATATGATGCTCAAGCAAATTTCTAATATGATTGCAAACGATATTATAATAATAAACAATAAAAATAGACTAATAAAAGGGAATGCTGAAATAAATGAAATAATTAATTGTATAAACAAAGGCATTCTTATAATTAGCTATAACAATAGAATCTTACATATAAATGGCAAAGCATTGAGTATTTTGAATTTAAATTTTACTTATCAAAAGATTATTAATAAAGACATAAACTATATCATTAAAAATTTAAAAATTAACAACTCTAATAATAAAGAAACAGTTGGTTATTGGAAGCTCAAAAATAAAGATATCAGAGTTGTTTATGAGGTAAATGAAATAGTATTAGAAGAACAAGGCTTAGCATATTTAATAAGCTTTGATGCCTTAAGCGATATAACTAAAATTGCAATGACATATGAGAATAAAGAAAAAATTACTTTTTCAAGTATAATAGGGAAAAGTAAAACTATTCTAAATGCTATAGATATGGCTAGAATTGCAGCCCACTGTGATTCAACAGTTCTTTTAGAAGGAGAAAGTGGTACAGGCAAGGAGATTTTTGCCAACTCTATACATAATGAAAGTAACAGAAAAAACAACAAATTTGTTGCTATTAACTGTGCTAGCATACCTGAAAATCTATTAGAGGCTGAACTTTTTGGATATGAAAAAGGAGCTTTTACAGGTGCTAATCCTAAAGGAAAAATTGGAAAGTTTGAATTAGCTAACAATGGTACACTGTTTTTAGATGAGATTGGAGATTTGCCATTAAAACTTCAATCAAAGCTTTTGAGAGCTATTCAAGAAAGAACAATTGAGAAAGTTGGTGGCAATACCCCTATTTTAGTTAATGTAAGAATTATTGCTGCTACACATAAAAATCTTATACAGCTTGTTAAAGAAAAGAATTTCAGACTAGATTTATATTATAGATTAAATGTTATACCAATATATTTACCCAGTTTGAGAGAAAGAGAATCTGATGTTCTTCTATGTTCAGAATTTATTTTGAAGAAATTATGTAAAAAAATGAGTAAAGATATAAAATTTTTATCAAATGAAGTTAAAGAAAAACTACTTCTATATGATTGGCCAGGTAACATTAGAGAATTAGAGAATGTTCTAGAATATGCAGTGAGTTTCTCTAGTTCACGAGAAATTACAACACATGATTTGCCGAATTATTTTTGGAGTCATGATTCAACCGAAAATGTAGATATGGAGTATATTAAGAACAAAGGCTTAGAGGAACTAACAAAGGATTTTGAGAAAAAAATATTTAAAAAATATATAGACGAATTGGGAGACAGTACTCAAGCTAAAAAGGTTATTGCTAAAAAATTAGATATAAGTCTTACCACGCTTTATAGAAAATTAAATGACTATCAATGTGATAGTAAAAGAGGAAAAAATTTTTCATATTAG
- a CDS encoding serine dehydratase subunit alpha family protein, which translates to MANDFMVDVLKEQVKPALGCTEPVAVGIAVSNAYKQIGGDIEEIYVKTSPNIFKNGLRVGIPGTKETGLHFAIALSAICGDPDLKLEVFKNVNDQYVEEAKKIVNDKKTKIDIENEKANFYIEANVKTSKGNAVCIIKDNHTNITYVEANGDVLFQKEEGKEEAAATTTSVVDRLKEVSIKDMKEFVENVPFKDIEFLLDGVKMNMDIAEYGLNNNCGANLGQGINKLINNKIIENDIVNKVRAITSAACDARMSGVNMSVMSSAGSGNHGITAIIPVTVVCREHGYDDEKIARAVAFSHLITSYIKLYTGRLSPVCGCAVAAGIGAASAMTWVLGGNEVQIAGAIKNMVSNISGLACDGAKGGCAFKLSTAAAEATLHAHLAVNNTIVSNLDGIVGNKGEDTIQYLGKFASDGMKSMDNTIIDIMFDQQTAK; encoded by the coding sequence ATGGCAAACGACTTTATGGTAGACGTACTAAAAGAACAAGTAAAGCCAGCATTAGGTTGTACAGAGCCAGTAGCAGTGGGAATAGCTGTTTCAAATGCATATAAACAAATAGGTGGAGATATAGAGGAGATATATGTAAAAACTAGTCCTAATATATTTAAAAATGGTTTAAGGGTAGGCATACCAGGGACTAAAGAAACGGGGTTACATTTTGCAATAGCTCTTTCCGCTATTTGTGGTGATCCTGACTTAAAACTTGAAGTTTTTAAAAATGTAAATGACCAATATGTTGAGGAAGCTAAAAAAATTGTTAACGATAAAAAAACAAAAATTGACATAGAAAATGAAAAGGCTAATTTCTATATAGAAGCAAATGTGAAGACAAGCAAAGGTAATGCTGTATGTATAATAAAGGACAATCATACAAATATAACATATGTAGAAGCTAACGGTGATGTTTTATTTCAAAAAGAAGAAGGAAAAGAAGAAGCTGCTGCTACAACTACTAGTGTAGTAGATCGATTAAAAGAAGTAAGCATAAAAGATATGAAAGAGTTCGTAGAAAATGTACCATTTAAAGACATAGAGTTTTTATTAGACGGTGTTAAGATGAACATGGACATTGCAGAATACGGATTAAATAATAACTGTGGTGCTAACTTGGGTCAGGGTATTAATAAATTGATAAACAATAAAATTATTGAAAACGATATCGTTAACAAAGTTAGAGCTATTACATCTGCTGCTTGTGATGCAAGAATGTCAGGTGTAAACATGAGTGTTATGAGTAGTGCAGGAAGTGGAAATCATGGTATTACTGCAATTATACCAGTAACAGTTGTTTGTAGAGAACATGGCTATGATGATGAAAAAATAGCAAGAGCTGTTGCTTTTAGTCACTTAATAACATCTTATATAAAATTGTATACAGGTAGACTTTCTCCAGTATGTGGATGTGCTGTTGCAGCGGGTATAGGAGCAGCATCTGCTATGACATGGGTATTAGGAGGAAACGAAGTTCAAATTGCAGGTGCAATTAAAAATATGGTATCGAACATTTCAGGCTTAGCGTGTGATGGTGCTAAAGGTGGATGCGCATTTAAGCTTTCTACAGCAGCGGCAGAGGCTACATTACATGCTCATCTTGCAGTAAACAATACTATTGTTTCAAATTTAGACGGTATAGTAGGTAATAAAGGAGAAGATACAATACAATACTTAGGTAAATTTGCTTCAGATGGTATGAAAAGTATGGACAACACTATTATAGATATTATGTTTGATCAACAAACAGCAAAATAA
- a CDS encoding uroporphyrinogen decarboxylase family protein, producing the protein MKKMTKKERVMAALNGQEVDRVPVSLWLHYPHKDQDPRSLAETQIEFMEKYDLDFIKLMPFGLYSVQDYGCKVKIFGTPDQPPIVDDYGIKCVDDWKSLEVLPGTYGTLGKQVQLVKHVNKMLKERNEDVPIVQTIFSPLTTALKLAGDRIFKDMKENPEIFHQALQTITYTNINFIKANLEQGVSGFFFATQCATYDMMTEEEYDEFGTKYDLQLFDAFKDETFFNVIHIHGDNTMFEKLANYPGNCISWHDRWSKPNMEEARKMTDKCFLGGLNEKDVLAQASVDDIYVHVSEAVKMAGKKGFMLGPGCVANPNTPSINYYATRVAIEKFGTNC; encoded by the coding sequence ATGAAAAAAATGACAAAAAAAGAAAGAGTAATGGCTGCTTTAAATGGACAGGAAGTAGATAGAGTACCAGTTAGCTTATGGTTACACTATCCACATAAAGACCAAGACCCTAGATCATTAGCCGAAACACAAATTGAATTCATGGAAAAATATGATTTAGATTTTATTAAATTAATGCCATTTGGATTATATAGTGTACAAGATTATGGTTGTAAAGTTAAAATATTTGGAACACCTGACCAACCACCAATCGTGGATGATTATGGTATTAAGTGTGTAGATGACTGGAAAAGCTTAGAAGTATTACCTGGTACATATGGTACTCTTGGTAAGCAGGTGCAATTAGTTAAACACGTAAATAAGATGTTAAAAGAGAGAAATGAAGATGTACCAATTGTGCAAACTATATTTAGTCCATTAACAACAGCTTTGAAACTAGCAGGTGATAGAATATTCAAGGATATGAAAGAAAATCCAGAAATATTCCATCAAGCATTACAAACTATAACATATACTAATATAAACTTTATAAAAGCTAACCTTGAGCAAGGAGTTAGTGGTTTCTTCTTTGCTACTCAATGTGCTACATACGATATGATGACAGAAGAAGAATATGATGAATTTGGTACTAAGTATGACTTACAGCTTTTTGATGCATTCAAAGACGAAACATTCTTTAATGTTATTCATATACATGGAGATAATACAATGTTTGAAAAATTAGCAAACTATCCAGGAAATTGTATTAGCTGGCATGATAGATGGTCTAAGCCAAACATGGAGGAAGCAAGAAAAATGACTGACAAATGTTTCCTTGGTGGACTTAATGAAAAAGATGTTTTAGCACAAGCTTCTGTAGATGATATATATGTTCATGTATCAGAGGCAGTCAAAATGGCTGGTAAAAAAGGTTTTATGCTTGGACCAGGTTGTGTTGCGAATCCAAATACTCCTTCAATAAATTATTATGCTACTAGAGTTGCTATAGAAAAATTTGGGACAAACTGTTAG
- a CDS encoding TRAP transporter substrate-binding protein has product MRKGLKVVSLMLVLVLCVGCLFGCNGDKSNKQEANNDDKVYELRLSTVVNAPHPWIEMANYFSEEVAKKTNDKVKITVYPGGTLGKDETTIDEMRNGTIDFVLGGTQNAASFVPEYQVFSLAYLFNDADHFKKAIANDSAVFKRYQELYAEKNLNIRLLALAGGGCRNASNNLRPIVTPADLKGMKMRLPGSPMEAKLWSSLGALPTSLAWNEIYSAIQTGVVNAFESSISGYYGSKLYEVAQFHSETQHLFMLSHLSMSDSTYNKLPEKYRKVIEEVAVDAAKVGTEAGEKADVERLEELQKDFGVQVNKVDKEAFIQIVKPLHEELAEEIGASDILKMILDMK; this is encoded by the coding sequence ATGAGAAAAGGTTTAAAAGTAGTTAGTTTAATGCTTGTTTTAGTTTTATGTGTTGGATGTCTTTTTGGATGTAATGGGGACAAGTCTAATAAACAAGAGGCTAACAATGATGACAAGGTTTATGAATTAAGATTATCAACAGTTGTTAATGCACCACATCCATGGATAGAAATGGCAAACTATTTTTCAGAGGAAGTAGCTAAAAAAACAAATGATAAGGTTAAAATAACTGTGTATCCTGGAGGTACATTAGGAAAAGATGAAACTACTATTGATGAAATGCGTAATGGTACTATTGACTTTGTACTAGGTGGCACTCAAAATGCAGCATCTTTCGTACCTGAATATCAAGTATTCAGTCTAGCATATTTATTTAATGATGCAGATCATTTCAAAAAAGCTATAGCAAATGATAGTGCTGTATTTAAAAGATACCAAGAATTATATGCAGAAAAGAACTTGAATATCAGATTACTTGCTTTAGCTGGTGGTGGCTGTAGAAATGCTTCAAACAACCTTAGACCTATAGTAACTCCTGCTGATTTAAAAGGCATGAAAATGAGACTTCCTGGTTCTCCAATGGAAGCAAAACTTTGGTCATCATTAGGTGCACTTCCTACTTCATTAGCATGGAATGAAATCTACAGTGCTATTCAAACTGGTGTAGTAAACGCATTTGAAAGTTCTATTAGTGGATATTATGGAAGTAAACTATATGAGGTTGCTCAGTTCCATAGTGAAACTCAACATTTATTTATGTTATCTCATTTATCAATGAGTGATTCAACATATAATAAATTACCTGAAAAATATAGAAAAGTTATCGAAGAAGTAGCTGTTGATGCTGCAAAAGTTGGTACTGAAGCTGGAGAAAAAGCTGATGTTGAAAGACTTGAAGAATTACAAAAAGACTTTGGTGTACAAGTAAATAAAGTTGATAAAGAAGCATTTATTCAAATAGTTAAACCTTTACATGAAGAATTAGCAGAAGAAATTGGTGCAAGTGATATATTGAAGATGATTTTAGATATGAAATAG
- a CDS encoding TRAP transporter small permease, with translation MKALKKINDLIENVFTLIGICLLAILVVVVFTQVVVRNWFEIPLLWSTEVSMITFIWSIFLGSAVALRKRKHYIVEIFPPKYKKINAFLDVFADVACYGLIYIMIKNGIPFTKMGFSRMTTALVIPQAYIYVSIPISGVAMLLFNTEHLINNSKKFIQMIKGGDEDESISTING, from the coding sequence ATGAAAGCATTAAAAAAAATAAACGATCTAATAGAAAACGTATTCACTTTAATTGGTATTTGTTTATTAGCTATATTAGTAGTGGTTGTGTTTACTCAAGTAGTTGTTAGAAACTGGTTTGAAATTCCATTGTTATGGTCTACAGAAGTATCAATGATCACGTTTATTTGGTCAATTTTCTTAGGATCAGCTGTTGCATTAAGAAAAAGAAAGCACTATATTGTGGAAATTTTTCCGCCAAAATATAAAAAAATCAATGCGTTTCTAGATGTTTTTGCTGATGTTGCTTGTTACGGGTTAATATATATAATGATAAAAAATGGAATACCTTTTACTAAAATGGGATTTTCTCGTATGACTACAGCACTAGTTATACCACAAGCATATATATATGTATCAATTCCAATATCTGGTGTTGCAATGTTATTATTTAATACAGAACATTTAATAAATAATTCAAAGAAATTTATACAAATGATTAAAGGTGGTGATGAGGATGAGTCCATTAGTACTATTAATGGTTAG